One genomic window of Cannabis sativa cultivar Pink pepper isolate KNU-18-1 chromosome 2, ASM2916894v1, whole genome shotgun sequence includes the following:
- the LOC133035004 gene encoding UDP-glycosyltransferase 87A1-like, which produces MTSDGGIEPKQATSCHVVAMPFPGRGHINPMMNLCKLLASKKHDILITFVVTQEWLGYISSDDKPPNIRYAAIPNVVPPERLKAADFPAFYEAVMTKMEAPFDQLLDRLLETTPLSLIIADIEVLWGVNVGKRRNIPVALSWTMSASFFRMLHFFNKFSEDSNSPPDLLSKCSDDDKNLESIPELSSFDIEDLKIVLHENDQKVLKLALDCISQVPKAQFLLFTSFYELEPQSINTLRSEFSFPVYPLGPAIPYLDLHDQHNNSSSSQSYIQWLDSQPKGSVLYISLGSFLSVSSTQMDEIAAGLRTAGVRFLWIARSEALRLKERSGELGLILPWCDQLKVLYHPSIGGFWTHCGWNSTLEAVFGGVPMLTFPLFLDQVPNSREIVEEWKVGLRVKVEVGSDEKLTITRDEIAELVGNFMDFEGDVGKEMRKRAGELRDLCQQAIAKGGSSDNYLDAFISDICNFTLGQ; this is translated from the exons ATGACCTCAGACGGCGGCATCGAACCAAAACAGGCCACCAGTTGCCACGTGGTGGCGATGCCCTTTCCGGGCAGAGGCCACATCAATCCCATGATGAACCTCTGCAAGTTGCTAGCTTCAAAAAAACACGACATCCTAATCACCTTTGTTGTCACCCAGGAGTGGCTCGGCTACATCAGCTCCGATGACAAGCCGCCCAATATTCGCTATGCTGCCATACCCAACGTCGTACCTCCAGAGCGGCTAAAAGCCGCTGACTTCCCAGCCTTCTATGAAGCTGTCATGACTAAAATGGAAGCTCCTTTTGATCAGCTCCTGGATCGTCTCCTCGAAACGACGCCGTTGAGTCTTATCATAGCTGATATAGAAGTACTTTGGGGAGTCAATGTTGGGAAACGAAGGAATATTCCTGTGGCCTTGTCTTGGACCATGTCTGCCTCTTTTTTCAGAATGTTACATTTTTTCAATAAATTCTCTGAAGATAGTAATAGCCCACCTGACCTTTTATCCA AATGTAGTGATGATGACAAGAATTTGGAGAGCATACCAGAACTCTCATCCTTTGACATAGAAGATCTGAAAATAGTACTCCATGAAAATGACCAAAAGGTTTTGAAACTAGCATTGGATTGTATTTCTCAGGTCCCAAAAGCTCAATTTCTTCTCTTCACTTCATTCTATGAACTTGAACCTCAATCAATAAACACTCTTAGATCAGAATTTTCTTTCCCAGTTTACCCACTTGGCCCAGCTATTCCATACTTAGATCTTCATGATCAACACAACAACTCTTCCTCTTCTCAAAGTTATATTCAATGGCTGGATTCACAGCCAAAAGGGTCTGTTTTATACATCTCCTTGGGCAGTTTTCTTTCGGTTTCGAGTACCCAAATGGACGAAATCGCTGCTGGGTTAAGGACTGCTGGTGTTAGATTTTTGTGGATTGCTCGATCTGAAGCTCTTCGTTTGAAGGAGAGGTCAGGCGAGTTGGGGTTAATATTGCCTTGGTGTGACCAATTGAAGGTGTTGTATCATCCTTCTATTGGGGGGTTTTGGACTCATTGTGGGTGGAACTCTACTTTGGAAGCTGTCTTTGGTGGTGTTCCTATGCTTACTTTTCCTCTGTTTTTAGACCAAGTTCCCAATAGTAGGGAAATTGTTGAGGAGTGGAAGGTTGGGTTGAGGGTGAAGGTAGAGGTGGGTAGTGATGAAAAATTGACAATAACAAGAGATGAGATTGCTGAGCTTGTGGGAAACTTCATGGATTTCGAAGGTGATGTGGGGAAAGAGATGAGGAAAAGAGCTGGAGAACTTAGAGATTTGTGTCAACAAGCCATTGCTAAAGGTGGATCTTCTGACAATTACCTTGATGCTTTTATTAGTGATATATGCAATTTTACACTAGGCCAGTAG